In a genomic window of Prochlorococcus marinus subsp. marinus str. CCMP1375:
- the tmk gene encoding dTMP kinase yields the protein MKGIFLVLEGIDGCGKSTQIEHLAQWLPLSGLMPSAAKLFITREPGGTRLGKSLRQLLLGTSPTDESPKPLTELLLYAADRAQHVSQVIQPKINNGDWVISDRFSSSTLAYQGFGRRLDKSLIKELENIATQGITPDLTFLLEIPVSESIKRRENTRKDRIESEGEIFLKRVSDGFSYIAKNDNWLVIPANQKKDIVSKQIENKLINYFQNISSLKNERS from the coding sequence ATGAAAGGAATTTTCTTAGTACTTGAAGGAATAGATGGCTGTGGTAAAAGCACACAAATAGAACACCTTGCTCAATGGTTGCCTTTAAGTGGATTGATGCCATCAGCTGCAAAGTTATTCATCACACGTGAACCTGGAGGAACGCGATTAGGGAAATCATTAAGACAATTACTCTTAGGGACAAGCCCGACAGATGAATCACCTAAACCCCTTACAGAGCTTTTATTATATGCAGCTGATAGAGCACAACACGTAAGTCAAGTGATACAACCTAAAATCAACAATGGTGACTGGGTAATTAGCGATAGATTTAGCAGTTCAACCTTGGCATACCAGGGCTTTGGTAGAAGATTAGATAAATCATTGATAAAAGAATTGGAAAATATTGCAACTCAAGGAATAACACCAGATCTAACCTTTCTTCTTGAAATTCCAGTTTCTGAAAGCATTAAAAGAAGGGAAAATACACGCAAAGATAGAATCGAATCAGAAGGTGAGATATTTCTTAAGCGCGTTTCTGATGGCTTTTCCTATATAGCAAAAAATGATAACTGGCTTGTTATTCCTGCTAATCAAAAAAAAGACATAGTAAGTAAACAAATTGAAAATAAATTAATTAATTATTTTCAAAATATTTC
- a CDS encoding heavy metal translocating P-type ATPase, which translates to MSRRKIRSSNKSVFLTVEGMKCGGCVLSVEKTLLAQDNVEYASVNLIERTAFIELKNHTEDIEEIIKALTNKGFPAQEKKQSGSEYENEIDQAKNPWKQWNKLLIPLSLLVLSIIGHLAEGGEINIPVLGTLPFHASLATFALFGPGLTILKNGFKSAINFTPTMDTLVGIGVVSAYLTSLSSLIWPSVGWPCFFNEPVMLLGFVLIGRFLEERARFRTGQALKELAQLQPNKARLLNNENQIKEIRVGALQVGEKIEVLAGDRIPIDGIVLEGRSSIDISSLTGEPLPLTATSGQEISAGTLNLDGTLIVQVNRIGAETALARIIRLVEQAQARKAPIQSLADQVAGKFCYGVVALSIFTFIFWWQIGSNLWPEVLNSSGQGLINSHEHMLHSSFGSEAQTPLGLAIQLSIAVLVIACPCALGLATPTVISVASGKAAQKGWLFKGGDVLEKAASIDQIIFDKTGTLTVGRPVVTETLLTTDKDKLIQIAASIENNSRHPIAYAILQKAEEFNLPLLKAFNTKSIPGKGIFGELEGIKGIVRVGTIEWARNEGVSWNKKTDLYLESITKIGKSVVSISIDKELTGILIIDDQIRNDAKFAINLLRKQGQILRIMSGDRREAVLRIGNELGFESQLLNWQQLPEDKLKYLENLKNYGNIAMVGDGINDAPALASSDLGIAIGTGTEIAQDSADLVLLGDSLEGVPQAFSLAKRAMNKIKQNLFLAFGYNIIALPIAAGILLPRFGILLSPPIAAFLMALSSITVVINALYLKTS; encoded by the coding sequence TTGAGTAGGAGAAAAATTAGGTCTTCCAATAAATCCGTTTTCTTAACCGTAGAAGGAATGAAATGCGGAGGATGCGTTCTTTCAGTAGAAAAAACTCTTCTTGCTCAAGATAATGTTGAGTATGCAAGCGTTAATTTAATCGAAAGAACTGCCTTCATTGAACTAAAAAATCACACTGAAGATATTGAGGAAATTATAAAGGCACTTACAAATAAAGGTTTCCCTGCGCAAGAAAAAAAGCAATCAGGATCAGAATATGAAAATGAAATAGATCAAGCAAAAAATCCTTGGAAGCAATGGAATAAATTGCTAATACCATTGAGCCTACTCGTTCTATCAATAATTGGACATTTAGCTGAAGGAGGGGAAATAAATATTCCTGTTTTAGGGACTTTGCCATTCCATGCAAGTCTTGCAACTTTTGCATTATTTGGTCCAGGGCTAACAATATTAAAAAACGGATTCAAATCTGCTATTAACTTCACCCCAACAATGGACACTCTGGTTGGGATAGGGGTTGTCAGTGCTTATTTAACCAGTCTTAGTTCTCTAATTTGGCCAAGTGTTGGATGGCCATGTTTCTTTAATGAACCAGTCATGCTTTTGGGATTTGTTTTAATAGGGCGATTCCTAGAGGAACGTGCAAGATTTCGAACAGGCCAAGCACTTAAAGAATTAGCTCAATTACAACCTAATAAGGCAAGGCTTTTAAATAACGAAAATCAAATCAAAGAAATCAGAGTAGGCGCATTACAAGTCGGTGAAAAAATTGAAGTATTAGCCGGAGACAGAATCCCAATTGATGGAATTGTGCTTGAAGGAAGATCGTCAATTGATATTTCAAGCCTCACTGGAGAACCTTTACCTTTAACAGCAACTTCTGGGCAAGAAATTTCTGCAGGAACACTAAACTTAGATGGAACATTAATAGTTCAAGTTAATCGCATAGGAGCAGAAACAGCTTTAGCAAGAATTATTAGGTTAGTTGAGCAAGCACAAGCAAGAAAAGCACCTATTCAAAGTCTTGCGGATCAAGTTGCTGGGAAATTTTGTTATGGAGTAGTGGCATTGTCGATATTTACATTTATTTTCTGGTGGCAAATAGGTTCAAACTTATGGCCTGAGGTACTTAACAGCTCTGGTCAAGGATTAATTAATAGCCATGAACATATGTTGCATTCATCTTTTGGCTCAGAAGCTCAAACTCCTTTAGGTCTGGCAATTCAATTATCAATTGCTGTCTTAGTGATTGCTTGTCCATGCGCACTAGGCCTTGCAACACCAACAGTAATAAGCGTTGCTTCAGGTAAAGCAGCACAAAAAGGTTGGCTTTTTAAAGGAGGAGATGTTCTAGAAAAAGCTGCCTCAATTGATCAAATTATATTCGACAAAACAGGTACTCTCACAGTAGGCAGACCAGTGGTAACAGAAACTCTATTAACAACTGATAAAGATAAACTAATTCAAATAGCAGCAAGCATTGAAAATAATAGTAGACATCCAATCGCTTATGCAATTCTACAAAAAGCAGAAGAATTTAATTTACCTTTATTAAAGGCTTTTAATACCAAAAGTATTCCTGGAAAAGGAATTTTTGGGGAATTAGAAGGTATAAAAGGAATTGTACGTGTAGGAACAATTGAATGGGCTAGAAATGAAGGAGTTTCATGGAATAAAAAAACAGATCTTTATTTAGAAAGTATTACAAAAATAGGTAAATCAGTAGTTTCAATTTCCATTGATAAAGAATTAACTGGCATTTTAATTATTGATGATCAAATTCGTAATGATGCAAAATTTGCGATTAACCTATTAAGAAAACAAGGTCAAATCCTAAGAATAATGAGTGGTGATAGGAGAGAGGCAGTTTTAAGAATCGGGAATGAACTTGGGTTCGAATCTCAACTTTTAAACTGGCAACAATTACCAGAAGATAAATTAAAATATCTAGAAAATTTAAAAAATTATGGGAATATAGCGATGGTTGGAGATGGAATTAATGATGCACCAGCATTAGCAAGTTCTGATCTTGGAATCGCAATTGGCACTGGAACAGAAATAGCACAAGATTCTGCAGACTTAGTATTACTTGGAGACAGCCTGGAGGGAGTACCACAAGCATTCTCATTAGCTAAAAGAGCTATGAATAAAATAAAACAAAATCTTTTCCTAGCTTTTGGTTATAACATCATTGCATTGCCAATCGCTGCAGGAATATTATTACCACGTTTTGGAATACTTCTGTCACCTCCAATTGCTGCTTTTTTAATGGCTTTGAGTTCAATAACTGTCGTAATAAATGCACTTTATCTGAAAACATCATGA
- a CDS encoding photosystem I assembly protein Ycf3, which produces MPSSNNKDNFLDKAFTVIAEGIVKMMPIAAKEKQAYIYYREGFAAQNNGDYSEALENYEESLKLEENAIDRGETLKNMAIIYMSNGDEDKALDTYQKALEQNPKQPSCLKNMGLIYEKRGRALQQNGKQDESDIWFDKAAEVWTKAVRLYPGGYLDIENWLKTTGRSKVDIYL; this is translated from the coding sequence GTGCCTAGCAGCAATAACAAAGACAATTTTCTTGATAAGGCATTCACTGTAATTGCAGAAGGGATAGTCAAGATGATGCCGATTGCAGCAAAAGAAAAGCAAGCCTACATTTATTATCGTGAGGGTTTTGCTGCTCAAAATAATGGTGATTATTCTGAGGCGCTTGAAAATTATGAGGAGAGCCTCAAATTAGAAGAAAATGCTATTGATAGAGGCGAAACACTCAAGAATATGGCAATCATATATATGAGTAATGGTGATGAGGACAAAGCTTTGGATACTTATCAAAAAGCCTTAGAACAAAATCCAAAGCAACCATCTTGCCTTAAGAATATGGGCTTAATATATGAAAAACGAGGCAGAGCACTACAGCAAAATGGTAAACAAGATGAGAGTGACATTTGGTTTGATAAAGCTGCTGAGGTTTGGACTAAAGCAGTGAGGCTATACCCTGGGGGATATCTTGATATTGAAAATTGGTTAAAAACAACAGGAAGAAGCAAAGTTGATATTTACTTGTAA
- the radA gene encoding DNA repair protein RadA → MTRTSTIYICQTCGAETRQFFGRCSTCGEWNSVVEEVISTSNLRPKRKGSNHSNELLDNRSQRISSLQEKSVKRISSGYKELDRVLGGGLVPGSLVLIGGDPGIGKSTLLLQSATEMARYKSILYITAEESSNQVQLRWNRLGKADSDLHLLAETDLEAILNEIERFNPAVAIIDSIQAIHDETIGSTPGSVTQVRECSAALQRIAKAKNITLLIVGHITKEGMLAGPKVLEHLVDAVLTFEGDRFASHRILRTIKNRFGATNELGVFEMQGKGLIEVNNPSELFLDSENAPGIATIVSCEGTRPLAIDLQALINQTSYPSPRRTATGIETNRLHQILAVVEKHMNIALSRYDCYLAVAGGLAVEEPAADLGIAAAVISSYKKTALPKGTVLIGEIGLGGQLRSVGQMQLRLREAERLGFKTAIIPKATNKDSLSKQEGKIDIQEVSNINEVFEIVLNIKT, encoded by the coding sequence GTGACACGAACTAGCACTATCTATATCTGCCAAACATGTGGGGCAGAAACACGACAATTTTTTGGACGATGCAGCACTTGTGGGGAATGGAATTCAGTAGTTGAAGAAGTAATTTCCACATCAAATCTAAGACCTAAAAGGAAAGGGAGCAATCACTCAAATGAACTGTTAGACAATAGATCTCAACGAATATCTTCTTTACAGGAAAAGTCTGTTAAACGTATCTCAAGCGGATACAAGGAATTGGATCGAGTACTAGGTGGAGGCTTAGTTCCAGGCTCTTTAGTACTGATTGGAGGAGATCCAGGAATCGGCAAAAGTACCTTGCTATTGCAAAGTGCAACTGAAATGGCTCGTTACAAATCAATTCTTTATATCACAGCTGAAGAATCCAGTAATCAAGTACAACTTCGCTGGAATCGCCTTGGAAAAGCAGACTCTGATCTTCATTTACTTGCCGAGACAGATCTTGAAGCAATCCTCAATGAAATTGAACGATTTAATCCTGCTGTAGCAATAATCGACAGCATCCAAGCAATACACGATGAAACAATCGGGAGCACTCCAGGTTCTGTTACACAAGTAAGAGAATGCTCTGCAGCATTACAACGAATAGCAAAAGCAAAAAATATAACTTTATTAATTGTCGGTCATATCACAAAAGAAGGAATGCTTGCAGGACCAAAGGTTCTCGAGCATCTAGTTGATGCTGTCTTGACTTTTGAAGGAGATCGTTTTGCAAGCCATAGGATCCTTAGAACAATAAAAAATAGATTTGGCGCGACCAATGAACTTGGTGTTTTTGAAATGCAAGGCAAAGGGCTTATTGAAGTTAATAATCCAAGCGAACTTTTCCTAGACTCTGAAAATGCTCCAGGGATAGCAACCATTGTTTCCTGTGAAGGCACAAGACCTCTAGCAATAGACTTGCAAGCTCTAATTAATCAAACAAGCTATCCATCTCCTCGCAGAACAGCCACAGGGATAGAAACTAATAGGCTTCATCAAATACTTGCAGTAGTTGAAAAACATATGAATATTGCACTATCTCGTTATGATTGTTATTTGGCTGTTGCAGGTGGTTTAGCAGTTGAAGAGCCTGCTGCTGATTTAGGAATAGCAGCAGCGGTCATTTCTAGTTATAAAAAAACAGCGCTTCCAAAAGGAACAGTTTTGATTGGAGAGATTGGTCTTGGAGGGCAACTACGTTCAGTTGGTCAAATGCAATTAAGGCTTCGTGAGGCCGAAAGACTGGGTTTTAAAACAGCAATTATCCCTAAAGCAACCAACAAAGATTCATTATCAAAGCAAGAAGGCAAGATTGATATACAAGAAGTTTCGAATATAAATGAAGTATTTGAAATTGTCTTAAATATTAAAACCTGA
- the rpaB gene encoding response regulator transcription factor RpaB, whose translation MTAASPSKEIILVADDEASIRRILETRLSMIGYQVVTACNGNEALQQFHNCEPDLVVLDVMMPKLDGYGVIQELRKESDVPIVMLTALGDVADRITGLELGADDYVVKPFSPKELEARIRCVLRRVEKEQIAGLPNSGVIQVAAFRIDTNRRKVYRGDERIRLTGMEFSLLELLVSRSGEPFSRGEILKEVWGYTPERHVDTRVVDVHISRLRSKLEDDPANPELILTARGTGYLFQRIVDPLSLDH comes from the coding sequence ATGACGGCCGCCAGTCCATCTAAAGAAATCATCCTTGTTGCTGATGATGAAGCGAGTATTAGGAGAATCCTAGAAACTCGCTTATCTATGATCGGTTATCAAGTTGTGACTGCATGCAATGGGAATGAAGCATTGCAGCAGTTCCATAATTGTGAGCCTGATTTGGTTGTGCTTGATGTAATGATGCCCAAATTAGATGGCTATGGAGTAATTCAAGAATTGAGAAAGGAATCAGATGTGCCGATAGTAATGCTTACAGCTTTAGGAGATGTTGCAGATCGAATTACTGGACTTGAATTAGGAGCTGATGATTATGTGGTTAAGCCTTTTAGTCCAAAAGAGCTTGAGGCGCGGATACGGTGTGTATTACGCCGTGTCGAGAAGGAACAAATTGCGGGGCTCCCTAATTCAGGTGTAATACAGGTCGCTGCATTTCGCATAGACACTAATAGGCGCAAAGTTTATCGCGGTGATGAACGAATTAGGCTAACTGGCATGGAGTTTAGTTTGCTTGAGCTTCTTGTCAGTCGTTCTGGCGAACCGTTTAGCAGAGGGGAGATTTTGAAAGAAGTTTGGGGCTATACACCTGAAAGACATGTTGATACAAGAGTGGTTGATGTTCATATTTCTAGACTTCGTTCAAAGTTAGAAGATGATCCAGCTAATCCTGAGTTGATCCTTACTGCCAGAGGGACAGGTTATTTGTTTCAGCGTATTGTTGATCCTCTTTCGTTAGATCATTAG
- the plsX gene encoding phosphate acyltransferase PlsX has protein sequence MDNESRSKAIRPKAIRRLVIWYRRNSAVTTLVDTATNSASAAGNVAGSVVSSAGSVVSSAGSIARSTLQPLVFDPLRRLQAGPNELDRNDIANSKRLWVAVDGMGGDNAPGSILEGCLQAIDRLPLCIKFVGEIEKIHSAADELGISDLLNQLISAGNIELVASGPSIGMDEEATAVRKKRDASINIAMDLVKKGEALSVYSAGNSGALMAAAIFRLGRLAGIDRPAIGALFPTKDPGQPVLVLDVGANMDCKPAYLHQFALLGNIYSRDVLQVQNPRIGLLNIGEEECKGNDLSLRTFELLKEEERLDFVGNCEGRDVLSGDFDVVVCDGFTGNVLLKFLESVGSVLLDVLRAELPRGRRGKVGSAFLRNNLKRIKKRLDHAEHGGALLLGVNGICVIGHGSSKALSVVSALRIAHSAASHGVMDDLAALQPPQP, from the coding sequence GTGGACAACGAATCTCGTTCCAAAGCAATTCGCCCTAAAGCTATTAGACGATTAGTTATTTGGTATCGTCGAAACTCTGCTGTTACTACTCTTGTTGATACGGCTACCAATTCTGCTTCTGCTGCAGGTAATGTTGCAGGATCGGTTGTATCTAGTGCAGGATCTGTTGTATCTAGTGCAGGATCAATAGCGAGGAGTACTCTTCAGCCTCTAGTTTTCGATCCTTTAAGAAGGCTTCAAGCTGGCCCAAATGAATTAGATAGAAATGATATTGCTAATTCCAAAAGATTGTGGGTAGCAGTTGATGGGATGGGAGGTGATAATGCTCCAGGAAGTATTTTGGAAGGCTGTCTACAAGCAATAGATCGTCTCCCTCTCTGCATCAAATTTGTTGGAGAAATTGAGAAGATTCATAGTGCTGCGGATGAATTAGGAATTTCAGATTTGTTAAATCAGTTAATTTCGGCGGGAAATATAGAACTTGTAGCAAGTGGTCCATCAATTGGTATGGATGAAGAGGCAACTGCCGTAAGGAAGAAACGAGATGCAAGTATAAATATTGCAATGGATTTAGTTAAAAAAGGGGAAGCATTGTCTGTTTATTCCGCTGGTAACTCAGGTGCATTAATGGCTGCAGCCATTTTTCGTTTGGGCCGTTTGGCAGGAATTGATAGGCCTGCTATAGGTGCATTATTTCCTACAAAAGATCCTGGACAGCCTGTTTTAGTTTTAGATGTAGGAGCGAATATGGATTGCAAGCCAGCATATTTGCATCAATTTGCATTATTAGGGAATATCTACTCTCGAGATGTTTTGCAAGTGCAAAATCCTAGGATAGGTCTTCTTAATATAGGTGAAGAAGAATGCAAAGGGAATGATCTTTCTTTACGTACTTTTGAGTTACTAAAAGAAGAAGAACGTTTGGATTTTGTGGGTAATTGCGAGGGGAGGGATGTGTTATCTGGAGATTTCGATGTTGTTGTATGTGATGGTTTTACTGGAAATGTTTTACTCAAATTTCTTGAGTCTGTTGGAAGTGTCTTATTAGATGTTTTGCGAGCAGAGTTGCCCAGAGGTAGACGTGGGAAAGTGGGATCTGCCTTTTTGAGAAATAATCTAAAACGTATCAAAAAACGTTTAGATCATGCGGAACATGGCGGAGCATTGCTACTTGGAGTAAATGGTATTTGTGTGATTGGTCATGGAAGTAGCAAAGCATTGTCAGTTGTGAGTGCTCTTAGAATCGCTCACTCTGCAGCAAGTCATGGAGTTATGGATGATTTAGCTGCGCTTCAACCGCCACAGCCTTAA
- a CDS encoding beta-ketoacyl-ACP synthase III, translating to MTGNSSNGYGVSLVGSGSATPSQIVSNDQLALRVDTNDEWVKTRTGIRERRIIGADESLTDLCVAAAKAAVDMAGWGVESIEMVLIATSTPDDLFGMAPKVQSKLGATRAVAFDLTAACSGFLFGLVSAAQFLQNGSFKRAVVIGADQLSGWVDWDDRSSCVLFGDGAGAIAIEATAEEDDLIGFKMKSDGSRGDCLNLAQKRNFVPLVESYQTQKGDFSPIKMNGQEVYKFAVREVPSLLKDVLQTYGIVPESLDWLLLHQANQRILNAVADRFSIPHHKVLTNLANYGNTSAATIPIMLDEAVRDGKVQSGHLIASSGFGAGLSWGVALFRWHGPF from the coding sequence TTGACTGGGAATTCCTCAAATGGTTACGGAGTGTCTTTGGTAGGCAGTGGCAGTGCTACTCCATCACAGATAGTTTCTAATGATCAGCTTGCTTTACGAGTTGATACTAATGATGAATGGGTGAAAACCAGAACAGGTATTCGCGAAAGAAGAATAATAGGAGCAGATGAATCTTTAACGGACCTTTGCGTTGCTGCAGCTAAAGCAGCTGTAGATATGGCTGGATGGGGTGTCGAAAGTATTGAAATGGTTTTGATTGCCACTTCTACACCAGATGATTTGTTTGGGATGGCACCAAAAGTTCAATCTAAATTAGGTGCTACTCGAGCAGTGGCTTTTGATCTTACAGCTGCTTGCAGTGGCTTTTTGTTTGGTTTGGTTAGTGCAGCACAATTTTTGCAGAATGGGTCTTTTAAGAGAGCCGTGGTGATAGGGGCTGATCAATTAAGTGGTTGGGTTGATTGGGACGATAGAAGCAGTTGTGTCCTTTTTGGCGATGGAGCAGGCGCAATTGCTATAGAAGCTACGGCAGAAGAAGATGATTTAATTGGCTTCAAGATGAAGTCAGATGGAAGTCGTGGAGATTGTTTGAATTTGGCTCAAAAGAGGAATTTTGTACCTTTGGTTGAGTCTTATCAAACTCAAAAAGGAGATTTTTCTCCAATTAAGATGAATGGCCAAGAGGTATACAAGTTTGCCGTAAGAGAAGTACCTTCTCTTCTGAAAGATGTTTTGCAAACTTATGGAATTGTTCCAGAATCATTGGATTGGCTGCTTCTTCATCAAGCTAATCAAAGAATTTTGAATGCTGTGGCAGATCGTTTTTCAATTCCTCATCATAAAGTTTTGACTAATCTTGCAAATTATGGAAATACTTCAGCAGCAACTATTCCAATCATGCTTGATGAAGCTGTTCGTGATGGAAAGGTGCAATCTGGACATTTAATTGCTAGTAGTGGATTTGGAGCTGGTTTGAGTTGGGGGGTTGCGTTGTTTAGATGGCACGGGCCGTTTTAG
- the fabD gene encoding ACP S-malonyltransferase, with translation MTIAWAFPGQGSQKLGMADEVISLKGAIERFKSASEILGRDLLAICRGQSNCKDELGDLNDTRNTQPAMFVIESLLIDDLKRQGRKADLLAGHSLGEFVALYAAEVFDVQTGLVLLKTRSELMSAAGGGAMTAVLGFDRKQLEDLVGNTSGVVIANDNSSEQVVLSGTPDAVNSVAGQLTCKRIVPLKVSGAFHSPFMKAAANDFALQLDDVLFSDGVVPVLSNVDPSPVQDGDLLKERLKRQMITGVRWRETMKTMETKGVKTFVEIGPGKVLSGLAKRSMQGITLSQVSSANDLGH, from the coding sequence ATGACAATTGCGTGGGCTTTTCCTGGACAAGGATCACAAAAATTGGGAATGGCTGATGAAGTGATTTCTCTTAAAGGGGCAATAGAGAGGTTTAAATCAGCATCCGAAATTTTAGGGAGGGATTTGTTAGCTATTTGTAGGGGCCAAAGTAATTGTAAGGATGAATTGGGAGACTTGAATGACACTCGGAATACTCAGCCAGCAATGTTTGTAATTGAGTCATTGTTGATAGATGATCTGAAAAGGCAGGGAAGGAAGGCTGATTTACTCGCTGGCCATAGCTTGGGGGAATTCGTTGCTCTTTATGCAGCAGAAGTGTTTGATGTACAAACTGGATTGGTTTTACTTAAAACTCGCTCTGAATTAATGTCAGCAGCGGGAGGGGGGGCTATGACTGCGGTTTTAGGTTTTGATAGGAAACAACTTGAAGATTTGGTTGGAAATACATCAGGAGTAGTAATCGCTAATGACAACAGTTCTGAGCAAGTTGTTCTATCTGGTACTCCAGATGCTGTGAATTCAGTTGCTGGACAATTAACTTGCAAAAGAATTGTTCCACTTAAAGTGTCGGGCGCTTTTCATTCTCCTTTTATGAAAGCAGCAGCAAATGATTTTGCATTGCAGTTGGATGATGTTTTATTTAGTGATGGAGTTGTACCCGTTCTTAGTAATGTTGACCCTTCTCCTGTTCAAGATGGAGACTTATTGAAAGAAAGACTGAAGCGTCAAATGATAACAGGAGTTCGTTGGCGTGAGACCATGAAAACAATGGAGACTAAAGGAGTAAAAACATTTGTAGAAATAGGCCCTGGGAAAGTGCTTAGCGGTCTTGCCAAGCGATCAATGCAAGGGATTACTCTTAGTCAAGTATCTTCTGCAAATGATTTAGGACATTGA
- a CDS encoding lysophospholipid acyltransferase family protein: protein MNLKDVSKSISPRPSFVYRLVSYFLVFPIFRILFRGRTLGNENVPKHGPLVVVANHGSHLDPPFLGHALGRPVAFMAKAELFYIPFLSFVIRACGAYPVSRGASDREAIRTATAKLRAGWATGVFLDGTRQEDGRVNKPMAGAALLSARTGAAIIPVAVINSHRALRKGLFLPRLVAIHLRIGKPIMPPQSRKRIDLDKTTFKLQEAINSMLDEGLMSDK, encoded by the coding sequence TTGAATTTAAAAGACGTAAGCAAGTCTATTTCTCCAAGACCTAGTTTTGTGTATAGGCTAGTGAGTTATTTTTTGGTATTTCCTATTTTTAGAATTTTATTTCGAGGGCGCACTTTAGGTAATGAGAATGTTCCTAAACATGGACCGTTGGTTGTGGTTGCAAACCATGGCTCACATCTTGACCCACCTTTTTTAGGCCATGCATTAGGCAGACCTGTTGCATTTATGGCAAAAGCCGAACTCTTTTATATACCTTTCCTTTCGTTTGTTATTCGAGCATGTGGAGCATATCCAGTTAGTAGAGGAGCAAGTGATCGAGAGGCTATTAGGACAGCAACGGCTAAATTGAGGGCAGGATGGGCAACGGGAGTATTTTTAGATGGTACCCGTCAAGAAGATGGGAGAGTAAATAAACCTATGGCTGGGGCTGCTTTATTGTCCGCTCGAACAGGCGCGGCAATTATTCCAGTTGCGGTAATTAATAGTCATAGAGCTCTTAGGAAGGGTTTGTTTTTACCTAGATTGGTTGCCATACATTTACGTATAGGCAAGCCAATAATGCCTCCACAAAGTCGTAAGAGAATTGATTTAGATAAGACAACTTTTAAGCTTCAAGAAGCAATCAATTCAATGCTTGATGAAGGACTGATGTCAGACAAATGA
- a CDS encoding YdcF family protein, with product MKPLVPFLKSRLSNNSPQLILVLGGEVDREIIGIKFAKELKMPLLISGGSNPEYSDWLIQKEGISTALVKRDYRAKDTLTNFTSIVDDLADENINHILLITSEYHINRAKIVGEIITGSRGIRLTSLSIPCTAFCQHESQRKKNIDIIRAIAWVATGKDFKELMPKIIKNQLGE from the coding sequence ATGAAACCATTAGTTCCTTTCTTAAAATCAAGGCTGAGCAATAATTCACCTCAATTAATACTTGTTTTAGGAGGAGAAGTTGATCGGGAAATAATAGGAATAAAGTTTGCCAAAGAATTAAAAATGCCATTATTAATTAGTGGAGGAAGTAATCCAGAGTATTCGGATTGGCTAATCCAAAAAGAAGGTATATCAACTGCATTGGTAAAGAGAGATTACAGAGCAAAAGATACTCTTACAAACTTCACATCGATAGTAGATGATCTTGCAGATGAAAATATAAATCATATTTTATTAATAACTAGCGAATATCATATTAATAGAGCAAAGATAGTTGGAGAAATTATCACAGGAAGTAGAGGAATAAGGCTTACCAGTTTATCTATTCCTTGCACAGCGTTCTGTCAGCACGAAAGTCAAAGAAAAAAGAATATTGATATCATTCGTGCTATTGCATGGGTGGCAACAGGGAAAGATTTCAAGGAACTAATGCCAAAAATTATCAAAAATCAATTAGGTGAATAA